In Citricoccus sp. SGAir0253, one genomic interval encodes:
- a CDS encoding transposase, translating into MSTNPTGPSPESAATGLADRELALHHEPCQCGIQSSEKVCDGGRAVNAVGLLATRVNGDGHRGVWGRRVATNETGATWNEFFADLQAPAWPGGASDLRCAHRAQGRRRGEPAGATWQHCRTHYAATRMGATPKPMCPRDPPPHRRRGHPPGRRSCVWSGRCWLSRPTNGLKASATSIWSPGQLPTHPAVLRRRRR; encoded by the coding sequence CGACAAACCCGACTGGGCCCTCACCTGAGTCGGCGGCGACCGGTCTCGCGGACCGGGAGCTGGCCCTGCACCACGAGCCATGCCAATGCGGCATCCAGTCATCTGAAAAGGTGTGCGACGGCGGCCGAGCCGTCAACGCGGTGGGGCTGCTGGCGACGAGGGTCAACGGTGACGGCCACCGCGGGGTGTGGGGGCGGCGGGTGGCCACCAACGAGACCGGGGCGACCTGGAACGAGTTCTTCGCCGACCTGCAAGCCCCGGCCTGGCCGGGTGGAGCTAGTGACCTCCGATGCGCTCACCGGGCTCAAGGACGCCGTCGCGGCGAACCGGCCGGAGCCACCTGGCAGCACTGCCGGACCCACTACGCGGCGACCCGGATGGGCGCCACCCCGAAGCCCATGTGTCCGCGAGATCCGCCGCCGCACCGACGCCGTGGGCATCCTCCCGGGCGGCGATCATGCGTCTGGTCGGGGCGGTGCTGGCTGAGCAGACCGACCAATGGGCTGAAGGCCAGCGCTACCTCGATTTGGAGTCCTGGTCAGCTGCCGACTCACCCAGCGGTTCTTCGACGGCGCCGAAGATGA
- a CDS encoding MFS transporter: MPTTSIPAAKPRASVVRTLLGTGAGNAVEWFDWAIYATFASFISTQLFSKSDPSSAFLSTLAIFAVGFVARPFGGFLFGWIGDRVGRKASMTLCVGLASLGSLAIGLTPTYESIGAGASLMLLIARLVQGLAHGGELPSAQTYLSEMAPAARRGYWASLIYVSGTVGILFGTLLGAVLSTALTDPQMQVFGWRIPFLLGALFGLVALVMRYRMEESEVYTTEKKAAVSGTVEPVGADAADTAPSGSTSTGGLLADLGRHWREALQVIGLTVGLTVTYYVWGVSTPAYAINVLGIDPAGALWAGVGANVVFIVALPLWGRLSDTVGRRPVLLASTLGSALVFFPATWFVRDAAWQLGLAMAAVLVFIAGSAAIMPAVYSELFPTSVRTLGIAVPYALCVAAFGGSAAYLQAGFSTWFGENGAVLFGVYTVLLLIVSAVTTWGLRESRGADLHAEGRRQDRSAHPSGTTGGKSAVILSVRPDQD, encoded by the coding sequence GTGCCAACCACCAGCATCCCCGCCGCGAAGCCGCGGGCCAGCGTCGTCAGGACGCTTCTCGGCACGGGCGCCGGGAACGCCGTCGAATGGTTCGACTGGGCCATCTACGCCACGTTCGCTTCCTTCATCTCCACGCAGCTGTTCAGCAAGTCCGACCCTTCCAGTGCGTTCCTGTCCACGCTGGCGATCTTCGCGGTCGGCTTTGTCGCCCGTCCCTTCGGCGGGTTCTTGTTCGGATGGATCGGCGACCGAGTCGGGCGCAAGGCGTCGATGACCCTCTGCGTGGGACTGGCTTCCCTGGGGTCGCTGGCGATCGGCCTGACACCCACCTATGAGTCGATCGGGGCCGGAGCATCCCTGATGCTGCTCATCGCCCGACTGGTCCAGGGCCTGGCCCACGGTGGCGAACTGCCCAGCGCCCAGACCTACCTCTCGGAGATGGCCCCTGCAGCGCGGCGCGGCTACTGGGCCTCCCTGATCTACGTCTCCGGAACCGTCGGCATCCTCTTCGGCACGCTGCTCGGCGCCGTCCTCTCGACCGCTCTCACCGACCCCCAGATGCAGGTCTTCGGCTGGCGCATCCCCTTCCTCCTCGGTGCACTGTTCGGACTGGTGGCACTCGTGATGCGTTACCGCATGGAGGAGTCTGAGGTCTACACCACGGAGAAGAAGGCAGCCGTGAGCGGCACGGTTGAGCCCGTTGGAGCGGACGCGGCTGATACCGCACCCTCCGGCAGCACCTCGACCGGCGGGTTGCTCGCCGATCTGGGCCGTCACTGGCGAGAGGCCCTCCAAGTGATCGGCCTGACCGTGGGGTTGACCGTGACCTACTACGTGTGGGGTGTGTCCACTCCCGCCTACGCCATCAACGTGCTCGGCATTGACCCGGCCGGGGCGCTGTGGGCCGGAGTGGGCGCCAACGTCGTGTTCATCGTGGCACTGCCCCTCTGGGGACGACTCTCCGACACGGTCGGGCGCAGGCCCGTCCTACTGGCCAGCACCCTCGGCTCAGCACTGGTCTTCTTCCCGGCCACCTGGTTCGTCCGGGACGCAGCATGGCAGCTGGGCCTCGCCATGGCAGCAGTCCTGGTGTTTATCGCCGGATCGGCCGCCATCATGCCGGCGGTCTACTCCGAGCTGTTCCCCACGTCCGTCCGAACACTTGGTATCGCGGTCCCCTACGCACTGTGCGTCGCCGCGTTCGGCGGATCTGCTGCGTACCTCCAAGCAGGGTTCAGTACCTGGTTCGGAGAGAACGGTGCGGTGCTCTTCGGCGTCTACACGGTCCTACTGCTCATTGTCAGCGCCGTCACGACCTGGGGCCTGCGGGAGTCCCGGGGCGCTGACCTGCACGCCGAAGGGCGGCGACAGGACCGTAGCGCCCACCCGTCAGGCACCACGGGAGGAAAGTCTGCAGTCATCCTGAGCGTGAGGCCGGACCAGGACTGA